gcctccagccactacaaacgaactccagatgtgtgtatccctttgtgcatctggcttatgtgggtcctggagaatcgaaccgggatcctttggctttgcagtcaaaccaccttaaccgctaagccatctctccagccacccccctttCAACTAAAGATATTTCATGAATTGTCTGAGGCCAGCATTCTCATTCTGCTATAACTCTTCACCTTCAGTGAACTTCAGTTTACACCTCTAAGGCCAGAGAGGGCGTTGGTCCCCCTCGCCCCAGACTCACTCAGGAAGATGATGGTCTGTCTGCGGGCGGTGCGGCTCTCCTCACTCTCGGACTTTCTCAGCTGTAGCTGCGGCCCCGTCTTGGATTGCTTGCTCCTCATCAACACCTTCATCATATTCCAGCACATAAAAGCCACCGAGACCAGCACCAAGAGGTAGACTGCAAAGGCCCCAAAGATGCTGGACTGAAATACCACCCAGCGATTGGAGAGGTTGGTGCAGATGGACATGTTGGAGGTCTCGGGCTGTTCGTGGTGACGGGTCCGAGAGAGGTTGCAATTGAGCCCCCGGTGAGTGGGCACGTGCAGCAAGGGATACTCAGTGCCCATGGCAAAAAGCAAGGGCAATGCCACCAGGGCGGAGGTGACCCAGACGAAAGCGATGAGCAGTTTCACTTGACAGGGTCCAGACACGGCCTTATACCGGAAAGGATGACAGATGGCGATGTATCTCTCGAAGCTGAGCGTCAGCACGTGCAGCAACGTGGCGTAACTGCACGCCTCGAAGAGGAACGTGTGCAGCTTACAGGACAGCGCGTAGCTGGGCGTGGTCAGTGGGTTCCAGATGATGCTGTAGAACTCCATGGGCATGCCAATCAGAAAGACCAAGATGTCCGAGCAAGCTAAACTCACCATGTGATCCGTCACCTCCTTCTGCAAATAGCCCTTCTTCTGCAGTACCTGAGTGACCCGGATGGTGATGCTGTTCCCTAGGATGCCCACCACGAAGATGACCAGGTACACGAGGATGAGGGTGATTTTTATCCACGCAGCCACCTCAAACTCGGGGACGTGGCTGTGATCGATGACACGGGAGCAATCTTTGCTGGAGTCACTGGATGAGGCCATGACCGCCCGATCTCAAAGCCTCCcaaccttcctttctcctcctccagcAGAGGCCAAAAGTGGTTGTTTTCACCCCACCAGAGCGCCAGCAGGGCTTTCTGAGTTCGCTGGCCAAGGGTAATCTTGTATTGCGGCTCTCTGGTGGAAACTTCCTGGAGCGGTTCAGCCAAGGAGAGGTGGAGGTGCCTGAGGGATGATTGATCTGATCGTGCAGCAGTGAGGTGGGAGAAAGGAGAGGTCCTGGGCTTCCTGCCCGTCTGTCCAGCTCTCGGTGAGACCCCGGGTCCCTGGCGTGCCTCCCCAGCGCTCAGCCTGGCGGTAGTCTTCGGTTCCCCTTCC
The genomic region above belongs to Jaculus jaculus isolate mJacJac1 chromosome 5, mJacJac1.mat.Y.cur, whole genome shotgun sequence and contains:
- the Gpr39 gene encoding G-protein coupled receptor 39; the encoded protein is MASSSDSSKDCSRVIDHSHVPEFEVAAWIKITLILVYLVIFVVGILGNSITIRVTQVLQKKGYLQKEVTDHMVSLACSDILVFLIGMPMEFYSIIWNPLTTPSYALSCKLHTFLFEACSYATLLHVLTLSFERYIAICHPFRYKAVSGPCQVKLLIAFVWVTSALVALPLLFAMGTEYPLLHVPTHRGLNCNLSRTRHHEQPETSNMSICTNLSNRWVVFQSSIFGAFAVYLLVLVSVAFMCWNMMKVLMRSKQSKTGPQLQLRKSESEESRTARRQTIIFLRLIVVTLAVCWMPNQVRRIMAAAKPKHDWTRSYFRAYMILLPFSDTFFYLSSVVNPLLYNVSSQQFRRVFGQVLRCHLTLQHANHEKRLHTHTSSATDSTRSYRSPLLLLASQRNSSVRRTKKVFLSTFQAEPQPECKPQQTSLESPQNDDSGTKSASATSAAGNGLQEHEV